One Tolypothrix bouteillei VB521301 DNA window includes the following coding sequences:
- a CDS encoding DUF1257 domain-containing protein, with product MSHFRSFPTKLTDLEILKTTLRDLGLHAIVNGTVRGVNGQRVSADIVAVLDGECDLGWSRNNDGTFDLIADIPGVAIKHNQAQLIHSINQKYAINKTLSQIKQPGLQNSNVKLVVQS from the coding sequence GTGTCTCACTTTCGTAGTTTTCCCACTAAACTCACCGATCTTGAAATTCTGAAAACAACGCTACGCGATTTAGGCCTTCATGCGATCGTAAATGGTACGGTCCGTGGCGTTAACGGTCAGCGAGTTTCTGCTGATATTGTGGCTGTACTTGATGGAGAATGTGACCTTGGCTGGTCTCGTAATAATGATGGAACTTTCGATCTGATTGCTGACATACCGGGTGTTGCTATCAAACACAATCAGGCCCAGCTTATTCATTCTATTAATCAAAAGTACGCAATTAATAAGACCTTAAGCCAAATCAAACAACCCGGTCTGCAAAATTCTAATGTCAAGTTAGTAGTGCAAAGTTAG
- a CDS encoding PsaJ protein, translated as MQKRNDQTNYFLQYLSLAPVLAVVSVSVAFTTWALFNYVFPDLLFHPMP; from the coding sequence ATGCAAAAGCGAAACGACCAAACAAACTATTTTCTTCAGTATCTTTCTCTAGCACCAGTTCTTGCTGTTGTTTCAGTGTCAGTTGCTTTTACGACTTGGGCTTTGTTTAACTACGTTTTTCCAGACCTTCTCTTTCATCCAATGCCATGA